The genomic stretch TCCTGGGTTAGTTGAGAGGTtctttaaatagccaactaatcagaacAACAACAGTACTAGTtttattcctagtttgtttgggatttgatcTTTAACCTTTGTGATCTCCTTTCTGACTTGAATTGGGATTCCTTTTTGCCAACAATTAAGACAAACATTTTTAATTCAACATTTTCCCCCTTTGTCAAATTTTTTGCAAAAACCTTGATTTTTCCCCCTTAGTTAATTCTCTTGTATTTCCTTCTTTGGTCTTGTTGAGTCATGAATCTTCTGTTTGAGTCTTTGTGACTTCAGGTCATAGTGGTCTTGGAAGGACAGAGGAACTGATAGCAATAACAACAAGGAACTTCATTGACTTCATTTACACAGTAGGTTCATCAGCATCGGGTTTCAATATTTGTTAAAGATCTGGATCATTTGACAGTTAAAATGAAGTTTCATAATCACCAGTCTACACATCAGTGTTGGCATCACAGCATTCTTGATTCCACCATATCAAAACAATGCAGTAACTAGCAACATCATACTGTTCTTTTCAGGACAGTACATTAGCAAAAGAAATGCTGTAGCTAACATCAGCATAATCAACCATCATAACCTACcaacataattataaaaaaaatgaccaGTACTGCATACTGTTCTTTTCGGGACAGCAGATCAGCAAAAGAAATGCAGTAGCTATCGTCAGCAAAAggacaacaaaaaaataataataataaaacaaccAGCCAGAAGCAAAAACAACCAGCCAGAGCCAACCACTAGCCAAAATACAACACCCAACCAGAGCTAGAGTACAATTTTTCTCCCCCTTTTTTGCTCAAAAATTTCCTGAAGATGTTGAAATAGAGGTTTCAACATTTTCTCCTTgagtctcttcttcttcttcttcttcttgactTTCGTCTTAACCATTCTTTTCTTCTGTTTCTGAAGATGTTGAAACAGAGGTTTCAACATTTTTTCCTTcagtctcttcttcttcttcttgactTTCTTCTTGACCAttcttttcttctgtgtctttctTTAGTGAGGTTTCTCCTTgagtctcttcttcttcttcttgtcttTCTTCTTGACTATTTTCTTCTTCTGTGTCTTTCTTTAGTGCTTGCAGCCACTGTAGTACCtctgttttttcttctttgagtTCTAGATttctccttgtgatccttttctcttctttctctatTTCTTTTAGTCTTTTCTAGAAGTATTTTAGGAGAGTGGTTTTATCTGTTGGATCTTCCTTTGGAGTGGTTGTTGTCAAGTCGTTTTGATGTGTTCCCTTCCTTAGTTTGACTGTTATGAAGAGTGCTTTGACTGGAATTATGGGTTTCTGTTGCTTGAGTGTTTGTTGGACCAGCAGTGTGTGAATCAGGTTGGGGAAGATTAGAGAAGCTTTAGGTGTTCCATTTCCTACCAAATTCATGATTTGGGTGTGCACAATCTCTCCAAAGTTGACCTTTATTCCTTTACCAATCTTGTATAGTAGTTCTGCTAGACTCCATTTAACAGTGTTCTCATGGAGTGATGGCATCCAGTTGACTAGAGCAATCTTCTGGAGTATAGCATACTTGCTTGTCAGTGAGGCTGCTTTGATTTTGTTCTTATCAAAGCTTACATTACCAGCTGTCAGTTCTTGGGCAACTTGTTCACTAGTGATGTTTGGAGTGTTTTCTATATTTGAGGTGCCCATGTAGTCATTAACCATGGAGGGTGTAAAGTCATAGAATTTACCTCTTAGGTAGACCTTTCCATACATTGGATCACTTGGGGTTGATGTTCCTGCCCCCAGATTGTTGTAAAATTCATGAACGACACTTTCTTCATATGGTTCAATGTTTGTCACTGTTCCGAGCATTTGACTGTGAATGAGGATTTTTGAGATCTGCTCATTGCCCTTCATTTTATCAAGCACAAGAAGTTTCTGACTGATGATCTTTTTGGTTGAGAATTTTTCCCATTTTGTGGCATTCTGTTTGGTCAGAAACTTTTTACTGTAGGGTTTTGGCATGTTTGATTTGTTGACTTGTGTACCACTGTCTTCTTCTGCtaccttttttcctttttctttggCAGTGTGTTTTCTTAGTGATTTTCTTGCACGTGTTCTTGACCCCACATTTTCTGACATCTCTTCAGTTTCACTTGCTTCTTTCTCACTATTCCAGCTGGTCTcctcttttgtttctttttgctttttcCTATTTGTCTTTGGTTTTCTTGGAGGTGGTATGTTAGGTTTTCTTCTATGAGGTCTGGCTGAAATTTGGAAATCTTCAGGCCTTTTAGCCCGCGGATCTGCCCCTTCAAATGGATCTACtctcttcctttttctttgtGTTTTGTTTGTTGATGGTGTTGGAACAAGGGTTTCAACATTATGAGTTGTGAGGTGTTCTGTACTTAACATACTGGGTTGGAAATTTATCTCAACTTCCTCATTCTGAGGCTCTGTTTCTCTCTCATCTTCCGAGAAGGCGTGTAGGTCCTTCTCAAAGGTGTCCGAGGGGGACGAATTGGGAACCCTAGGTTTGGGTGTGAAAATCCCTTTTTGGGCATTTACCCGTTCTTCTTTCGATTCTTCATCTAGTAGTTGGCACGCCCGATTGAGGGCCAATGGAGATTGATAAAGTTCATCACTTGGATTAACAATCATATTTTCCCCTAAATCAGCCGCCATTGGCATAGGGTTAGCTATTTCTCCATATTCGACTGAGGGTTGAATCGGGTTACCTGGAGATGCAAGATTTGTGGCAAGTGATGCTCTGTTGTCTTGTATTTCTTGGAACGACACTTGAGACACAGGCACTGGGTTCATGATGATGGTGGCTGGGTCGCCGGTGCACTCTGGAACAGAGGAGCTGCCGACCCCTTCGGTTTGTGAAGTTCCCCTCCGAGGTACTTGAGGTTTTGCTTTCTTTGACCTTTTCATGTCTGTGGTTGGTGTCTCTTGTATTTTTCCTGAGGTTCTTGAGTTTATTTGGTTGCGGGTTCTTACTATGTTGAGAGATGTTGATTTTGTGGATGGGAGGTAGTGGTATGGTGATGTCGTGGGGAAGAAGATGGAGTCGTTGAGGGAGCTTGTGTTTTGGAGAAGAAGCTACTAAGGGTTTTTTATTTTGTGGGCTTGGAGGGGTGTTTGGGCCGTAGGTGGGCCGGTCAAGAGGATGTGAACATGTCTGGAataaaagcttttttttttttttttgataaacaTACTATATTTGGCATAAGCCAATTTCAGATCTTAACTTTGAGAATCTGTTTCCATCTAGTGTTTTTGTGAAGATATCGGCCAACTGTTTGTCGGTGCTAATGTGTGTGAGGGATACAACTTCATCTTCAACTAGTTTTCTTATGAAGTGGTGTCTGATGTCAATGTGTTTAGTACGCGAATGTTGAACAGGATTTTTGGAAATGTCTATTGCACTTTTGTTGTCACTGTATATTGTCATTGTTGTCTGTTTTATCCCATAATCTTCTAGCATCTGTTTCATCCACAATAGTTGTGTACAACAACTTCCAGCAGCAATATATTCAGCCTCTGCTGTTGATAGTGATATTGAGCTTTGTTTCTTACTCAGCCAAGACACCAGGTTTGTTCCCAGTAGAAAACACcctcctgatgtgctttttctatcATCCATGTTTCCTGCCCAGTCCGCGTCGCAATAAGCAGATAGGTGATGGTTTGTATCAAAAGAGTACCATAGACCTAGGTCAATGGTGCCTTTTGCATATTTGATGATCCTTTTTACAGCTTTCAGATATGTCTCCATGGGATTTGCTTGATATCTAGCACATATTCCTACTCCGAAACTTAAATCTGGTCTGCTAGCTGTTAAGTAGAGTAGGCCTCCTATCATGCTTCGATAGAAAGTCTGTTCCACCTTGGCCTTCACGATTTGTATCCAAAGGGAATTCTCGTCCCACAGGATCCTCCATCCTAGTTTCGCCAAGAAAGCATGGTTCATTTCCTCTAATCTGCGTATCCCCAAGCCGCCATTGGCTTTTGGTAGAGTTACAGTATCCCAATTTACAAGGTGGGTTTTCCTATTTCCCTCCGAGCTTCCCCATAGGAAGCTGCGAATTAACTTTTCAATGGTTCGTATTACCCCAACTGGAAGTAGCATGGACTGCATCGAGTAATATGGGATAGCTGACAGCACCGACTGTACTAGTACTTGCCTTCCGGCTAGAGACAAGGTCTTTGATCTCCATCCTGTAAGTCTAGTTTGAATTCTTCCGAGGATCCCAGCAAAGGATTCCTTTGTGATTCTGCCATGAACTGATGGGACTCCAAGATATCTCCCCAAATCCTCCACTTTTGTGACACCCAATGTGTTCATAATCCTTGTCTGCATCTCAGCTGgagtatttttgaaaaaaaaaaacaatgctgATTTTTGGAGGTTAACTTTCTGGCCCGAGGCTTTGCAAAATATGTCCAAGCATTCCTTAATCACCTTCGCTTGATTAGTCGTGGCCTCCCCAAAGATTACCATATCGTctgcaaaaaataaatgagaaatatgAGGGCCTTGTCTAGTGAACTTTAATCCTTTCCAGATCCCTGTATTaacaaaatgtttaattaataaaCTGAGTCTCTCAATGCATAAAACAAAGAGGAGAGGTGAGATGTGGTCTCCCTGTCTTATTCCGCGTCCTGGTTGAAACCATTCTGAGCGTTCTCCATTCCAGTTAACAGCTAGTCTTGATGTTGACAGACCAGCTAAGACATTCCTTCTCCAACTTTGATTGAAACCGATGGTCTGCATTGTGTCCTCGATGAATTCCCAGGATAGTCTATCGTAGGCTTTTTCCAAGTCAACTTTGAGCGCCATCCATCCTGATCCTCCTTTTTTATTTCTCATCGAATTCAACGCCTCTTGGTATACAAGGATGTTATCTGTGATCTGCCTCTCAGGTACAAAGCTTGACTAGTGTGATCCTATGAGTTTTTTTGACATCTCCTTCAGGCGGTTCGTCATGGCCTTTGTCAATAATTTGTAAGTTACGTTGCACAAGCCAATTGGGCGCAGCTGCGTGACCGTTTTTGGGTTAGACACTTTTGGGATTAGGGAGATGAGTGTGTCATTGCAACCTTTCGGCATTTGTCCATCTGCAAAAAATTTTAGAGCAAATTGTGTTAACGAGTCCCCTACGATTTCCCAAGAAGTTTGGTAAAAACCAGCGCTAAACCCATCTGGCCCCAGGGCTTTGGATGGAGACATTTCGAACATTGCAGCTTTTATTTCTTCCTTCGTGTATGGTCGATTAACTTCATTCCAATTCTCCTGGGTTAGAACAGGGAAGTTGCCCAGCATGGGTTCCAGAGATATTGTATTTGAATCCTTTGAAAACAGTTCCTTAAAGTATTGTCGAACATGCCCTTTTAACTGATGCTCGTCTGTGATCCAGAACCCTTGGTCATCTCGAAGAGATGTGATTTTTGTAGGGCTATTCCTTATTGCCGTAGCTACGTGGTAGTACTTGGTGTTCCGGTATCCGGAGTTGATCCATTCCTCCCTTGATCTCTGAAATCATATCAGTTCTTCTTGAAAAAAAACTTCCTCTAGCTCttgccttaattttttgttaagcTTGATCCACTCGGGTCTTATCTGATAAGCCATTCGGTCCTGAACCCCTTTAATTCTCGCAAGTATTCTTTTCTTCCTGTGGAATACATTACCAAAGATTGTCTTGTTCCAAGAGTCTAGTGCTACTACCAACCTTTCCTTGTTGATTTCCACCTCCTTGTTGTTGTCCCAATTCGGCTGAATTACTAACTGGAATGTAGGGTGAGTAGCCCATGCTAAATTATACCTAAAGCCCCTGCTATTTGTTCTAGTTGAAACTGGCTTGGTATTAACTAAATGAGGTGTATGATCTGATTCTATTCTTGGTAGATGTTCAACTACAGCTTCAGAAAATTTTATCTTCCATTCCACATTTCCAAGGACTCTATCAAGTCGTGCACCCTTAAAGGTTGAGGTGTGTTGCCCTCTAGCCCAAGTGAACTTGGGTCCCGTGAATCCCAAGTCCATTAGGCCCTCTCGAAAAATCCAATCATTGAACTCCACACATCTGTTCAAGGAGAACGATTCTGGGTTACTAACCTTGTCTTGTGACACAACCGAGTTAAAGTCGCCTGCTACGAGCCATGGATCTTGCCCCCTAGTGTTGTGTTGCGAAAGTTCTGCAAATAACCTACGTCTTAAACCTTGGTTTGGACTCCCATAAACGACAGACAACACCCATGGACCCTCGGTATCATTGGCCACCTGAATGGTTATAAACTGTGGATGTGTCTCTACCTCCTCAATTATTATGGTATTTTTCCACATGATCCATATCCCGCCTGAGAACCCTACAGCTTCCACCCTAATCCACTCTTCGAACCCGAAGCTTGAGCAAATACTGTTGGCCTGATCTCCAGACAC from Ipomoea triloba cultivar NCNSP0323 chromosome 12, ASM357664v1 encodes the following:
- the LOC115999360 gene encoding uncharacterized protein LOC115999360; the protein is MFVRLHNPAIVCLLEPKVSGDQANSICSSFGFEEWIRVEAVGFSGGIWIMWKNTIIIEEVETHPQFITIQVANDTEGPWVLSVVYGSPNQGLRRRLFAELSQHNTRGQDPWLVAGDFNSVVSQDKVSNPESFSLNRCVEFNDWIFREGLMDLGFTGPKFTWARGQHTSTFKGARLDRVLGNVEWKIKFSEAVVEHLPRIESDHTPHLVNTKPVSTRTNSRGFRYNLAWATHPTFQLVIQPNWDNNKEVEINKERLVVALDSWNKTIFGNRSREEWINSGYRNTKYYHVATAIRNSPTKITSLRDDQGFWITDEHQLKGHVRQYFKELFSKDSNTISLEPMLGNFPVLTQENWNEVNRPYTKEEIKAAMFEMSPSKALGPDGFSAGFYQTSWEIVGDSLTQFALKFFADGQMPKGCNDTLISLIPKVSNPKTVTQLRPIGLCNVTYKLLTKAMTNRLKEMSKKLIGSH
- the LOC115999359 gene encoding uncharacterized protein LOC115999359 — protein: MKRSKKAKPQVPRRGTSQTEGVGSSSVPECTGDPATIIMNPVPVSQVSFQEIQDNRASLATNLASPGNPIQPSVEYGEIANPMPMAADLGENMIVNPSDELYQSPLALNRACQLLDEESKEERVNAQKGIFTPKPRVPNSSPSDTFEKDLHAFSEDERETEPQNEEVEINFQPSMLSTEHLTTHNVETLVPTPSTNKTQRKRKRVDPFEGADPRAKRPEDFQISARPHRRKPNIPPPRKPKTNRKKQKETKEETSWNSEKEASETEEMSENVGSRTRARKSLRKHTAKEKGKKVAEEDSGTQVNKSNMPKPYSKKFLTKQNATKWEKFSTKKIISQKLLVLDKMKGNEQISKILIHSQMLGTVTNIEPYEESVVHEFYNNLGAGTSTPSDPMYGKVYLRGKFYDFTPSMVNDYMGTSNIENTPNITSEQVAQELTAGNVSFDKNKIKAASLTSKYAILQKIALVNWMPSLHENTVKWSLAELLYKIGKGIKVNFGEIVHTQIMNLVGNGTPKASLIFPNLIHTLLVQQTLKQQKPIIPVKALFITVKLRKGTHQNDLTTTTPKEDPTDKTTLLKYF